A region of Candidatus Acidiferrales bacterium DNA encodes the following proteins:
- a CDS encoding DUF92 domain-containing protein codes for MSELIKFFLILASLTALVVAADLARKFFTIDSKSTRMFVHISVAVVIFFAPWLFTGRLYPALLASIFVVVNLISIKLGMFKGINADKKNLGTVYYPLSFLILVLLVWDRYPFIVSTAMLVMGLADPAAAVIGSSLKNTHEVSAGGGRKTFEGSAGMFIVASIAIMIGLLFFGIHISATSNLTTLLNISVSIGLTAAAIELISPKATDNLTVPLSSGLLLFIAVSAPPLFDSFMVGEFLALLVAVASARLKLLSNDGAVATFILGSFIFGFGGWQWSLPILLFFIIGSVASKMFSKQKVNYNLLYEKSHQRDSAQVFANGGLPLLMLVCSILLPNYHWFLAYLGALSAVTADTLATEIGVFSRNNPFSIPTWKRVEKGISGGVSSLGTFTGMASAAVLASLTLPVAGSYALFPLRFVVAGAVSGMIGSFIDSLIGGTIQSQYRCTVCDKITERRKHCGNQETVLVRGYRWINNDVVNFAASVAGAVTFPLIFL; via the coding sequence GTGAGTGAGCTCATCAAATTTTTCTTGATACTCGCGAGTCTAACTGCTCTCGTGGTGGCGGCGGACCTGGCCAGGAAGTTCTTCACGATCGACTCGAAAAGTACCCGTATGTTCGTCCACATTTCCGTAGCGGTCGTCATCTTCTTCGCTCCATGGCTGTTCACGGGAAGACTGTACCCCGCATTACTCGCCTCCATATTCGTTGTAGTTAATTTAATTTCGATAAAACTCGGAATGTTCAAGGGGATAAATGCCGACAAGAAGAACCTCGGCACGGTCTATTACCCGCTCTCTTTTCTCATTCTTGTCCTCCTCGTCTGGGACAGGTATCCATTCATAGTATCGACCGCGATGCTTGTGATGGGACTTGCCGATCCGGCCGCGGCAGTAATCGGCTCATCGCTGAAGAACACCCATGAGGTGTCGGCGGGCGGCGGGCGAAAAACATTCGAGGGGAGTGCAGGGATGTTCATCGTCGCCTCCATCGCCATCATGATCGGACTCTTGTTCTTCGGCATCCATATTTCGGCAACTTCAAATCTTACAACTCTTCTCAACATCTCCGTTTCCATCGGCCTCACGGCTGCCGCGATCGAGCTTATCTCGCCGAAAGCGACGGACAATCTGACGGTTCCGCTTTCGTCCGGACTTCTCCTTTTCATAGCCGTAAGCGCTCCGCCTCTATTCGATTCGTTCATGGTCGGAGAATTTCTTGCACTCCTCGTGGCCGTCGCATCTGCGAGACTGAAGCTCCTTTCAAATGACGGCGCAGTTGCGACGTTCATACTCGGCAGTTTCATATTCGGGTTCGGCGGGTGGCAGTGGTCTTTGCCGATTCTTCTTTTTTTCATCATCGGCAGCGTAGCCTCAAAAATGTTTTCGAAACAGAAAGTAAATTACAATTTGCTCTATGAGAAAAGTCACCAGCGCGATTCGGCACAAGTATTTGCGAACGGCGGCCTTCCTCTGTTGATGTTGGTATGCAGCATCCTTCTTCCGAATTATCATTGGTTCCTCGCATATCTCGGTGCACTGTCTGCCGTCACCGCCGACACGCTCGCGACTGAAATCGGCGTCTTCTCGCGCAACAATCCGTTTTCGATCCCGACCTGGAAAAGAGTTGAGAAAGGAATTTCAGGCGGAGTCTCCTCTCTGGGCACTTTTACAGGAATGGCATCGGCAGCAGTGTTAGCATCATTGACGTTGCCGGTTGCAGGGAGCTACGCTTTGTTCCCGCTTCGATTTGTCGTTGCGGGGGCCGTCAGCGGCATGATCGGGAGTTTCATAGACAGCCTGATCGGCGGCACGATTCAATCGCAATACAGATGCACAGTCTGTGACAAGATCACTGAACGCAGGAAGCATTGCGGCAATCAGGAGACAGTGTTAGTCCGGGGATACAGATGGATTAATAATGACGTGGTGAACTTTGCCGCGAGCGTTGCAGGAGCGGTCACGTTCCCGCTCATATTTCTCTAA